The Pseudoliparis swirei isolate HS2019 ecotype Mariana Trench chromosome 19, NWPU_hadal_v1, whole genome shotgun sequence genomic sequence CATGCATCAGGTTGAGCACTTATTTTAATGCATGTAATATGCAATATGATGCCAATGTatctccatgtcctcctcaccATAACCTCCCGTTAGCGCAGCGAGCCAAGAGCAAGtcaaacccaccaatagaaactcCTCACTTCAGCActgtaagccccgcccactacgtGCAAACTTGACTCGTAGATTTTCGTTTCGAGAGCACAGGTTATTTATCGAGAGCGAAGGTTTTTTTGtgagcaaatgtttttattttgagagtacattttattattttgagagcatttttttattttgacagaaAAGGTTTTCAATTGTGTTCgcataataaagacacaaatctaccttcatataTATTATCATCCAGAACACCTCACTCGTGAGGTTGGATTTTCGGTTCTACAAGTTTCTTGTTTTAGCCTCCAAGTGACGCTGTTGCCTGGTGCATGAATTCAACTGTGTGAGGCAGGGCTTGGCTTTCCCCTGCTCTGTCACTGCGTTATGATATCCGTTTCATACGAGTTCAGACGCATCGGAGAAACAGTTGACATTTTTAACGCGATCTAAATTTACCTGGAATGTGTGCGTTTTCCCGATTGCGTTGAACTATTTAATTCATTGTTCCGTTTGCTTTGAGGACTCTGTTTTCACATGGCATTTAAAGAACATCCTCGGGACGGAGGACGAACATGGCGATTGTTTGGACAattgcgaggagcagtgtatctgttcatttttcaatttatttttttccatcaaATGGAGGCACAGATCCGGTATTCAATcccagaggagatgaagaaagggTCCCTTGTTGGTAATATTGCACAAGACCTAGGTTTGGATCTGAAAAGGCTGCGTACTGGCGGGGCCCGCATCGTTACCGGAGAAAACATCCAGTACGCCGAGCTGAAGACGGACAAAGGGATTCTAGTCGTGAATGAGAGAATCGACCGGGAGCAGCTTTGTGGTGACGTAACGCCGTGTAGCTTTACCTTTGAGATTTTGTTGGAAAAACCAATGGAGTTGCACCCTGTGACCATAGAAGTGTTGGACACAAACGACAATGCTCCCACTTTCCAAAACAGTAATCTGAAATTTGAAATTAGCGAATCCGCTGTGCTTGGTTCTCGTTTCATTTTGGAGATTGCGGACGACGCTGATGTTGGGGAAAACGGTCTGCAGAACTACATTTTAACTGTGAACGACAATTttgttttaaaacaaaacatcaaTCCGGACGGGAGTAAATATGCTGAAATGGTGCTCCAGAAACCCTTagacagagaagaacagccACGCCTGTCTCTAAAACTGTCGGCTGTGGACGGCGGAAATCCACAGAGATCGGGTACAGTAAATATAGATGTCCTCATTATAGATGCTAATGATAATGCTCCTGTGTTCAACCAGTCACTGTATAAGGGAATGGTGGTTGAAAATGCACCAAAAGGCACTCGTATTGTTACTGTGAACGCAAGCGACATAGATAGCGGTTCAAACGGAAAGATAGTGTATTCATTTTCAAAATCTAAAGCAGGGATTACTGACTTGTTCGATATAGATGAAGCTACTGGAATAATATATGTGGCTAAGGAAATAGATtttgaaaaagacaacaaaattGAGTTTAGGGTTGAAGCCAAAGATCAAGGTGGACTCACAGATTCTAGCAAAGTTGATATTGAGGTAATCGATGTAAATGATAATGCGCCGGTCATTACCGTGATGTCATTCACCAGTCCTGTGTCCGAAGACTCCCCTGCTGGTACAACGATTGGCATAATTAATGTTAAAGATCTTGATTCTGGTACAAATGGACAAGTAAGATGCACGATTGAGGGCAATGTTCCTTttaaaattaaatcaaatgttaGAAATTATTATGTATTGATGACTGATGCTCAATTAGATCGTGAAAATCTGTCGGAATGTAACATCACTGTTATTGCCTCAGACGCAGGATCGCCTCCCCTCTTAACGAAAAGAACATTTTATCTTAAGGTCTCGGATGTCAATGATAATGCCCCAGTATTCCCACGAGGCCCCTACAGTGCGTCCATCACAGAGAATAACTCTCCAGGTGTATCTATTCTAAGGGTTAATGCTAAAGATCTGGATGAAAACCAGAACGCCCGTGTTTCCTATATTTTAGAAGCGTGTGAAATAGGCGGAACTCAAGTTTCTGAGTATATTTCTATTAATGCAGAAAGCGGAGTAATACACGCAGTGCGTTCATTTGATTATGAACAGATCAAGCAGCTTGTATTCACTGTCAAAGCGCAGGACGGAGGCTCCCCTCCACTCAGTAGCAACGTGACTGTGAAAGTACTGATCCAGGACAGGAACGACAACCCTCCTCAGGTGCTGTACCCAGTCCAGACTGGTGGCTCTCTGGTGGCTGAACTGGTGCCTCGCTCAGCAGATGTGGGCTATCTGGTCACTAAAGTGGTGGCTGTGGATGTGGACTCTGGACAGAATGCCTGGCTCTCCTATAAACTGCAGAAAGCCACAGACAGGGCGCTGTTTGAAGTGGGCTTACAGAATGGAGAAATAAGAACTATCCGCCAAGTCACTGATAAAGATGCTGTGAAACAAAGACTGACTGTTATCGTGGAGGACAACGGGCAGCCCTCTCGTTCAGCTACAGTCATTGTTAGCGTGGCGGTGGCGGACAGCTTCCCTGAAGTGCTGTCTGAGTTCACTGACTTTACACAAGACAAGGAGTACAACGACAACCTGACTTTCTACTTAGTGCTGGCTTTGGCTGTagtttccttcctcttcatcacatgTTTAGTGGTGATTATATCAGTGATGATCTACAGGTGGAGACAGTCTCGCGTCATGTATCACTC encodes the following:
- the LOC130209884 gene encoding protocadherin gamma-A5-like, with the translated sequence MAFKEHPRDGGRTWRLFGQLRGAVYLFIFQFIFFHQMEAQIRYSIPEEMKKGSLVGNIAQDLGLDLKRLRTGGARIVTGENIQYAELKTDKGILVVNERIDREQLCGDVTPCSFTFEILLEKPMELHPVTIEVLDTNDNAPTFQNSNLKFEISESAVLGSRFILEIADDADVGENGLQNYILTVNDNFVLKQNINPDGSKYAEMVLQKPLDREEQPRLSLKLSAVDGGNPQRSGTVNIDVLIIDANDNAPVFNQSLYKGMVVENAPKGTRIVTVNASDIDSGSNGKIVYSFSKSKAGITDLFDIDEATGIIYVAKEIDFEKDNKIEFRVEAKDQGGLTDSSKVDIEVIDVNDNAPVITVMSFTSPVSEDSPAGTTIGIINVKDLDSGTNGQVRCTIEGNVPFKIKSNVRNYYVLMTDAQLDRENLSECNITVIASDAGSPPLLTKRTFYLKVSDVNDNAPVFPRGPYSASITENNSPGVSILRVNAKDLDENQNARVSYILEACEIGGTQVSEYISINAESGVIHAVRSFDYEQIKQLVFTVKAQDGGSPPLSSNVTVKVLIQDRNDNPPQVLYPVQTGGSLVAELVPRSADVGYLVTKVVAVDVDSGQNAWLSYKLQKATDRALFEVGLQNGEIRTIRQVTDKDAVKQRLTVIVEDNGQPSRSATVIVSVAVADSFPEVLSEFTDFTQDKEYNDNLTFYLVLALAVVSFLFITCLVVIISVMIYRWRQSRVMYHSNLPVIPYYPPRYSDTLGTGTLQHVYNYEVCRTTDSRKSDCKMGGAGSQNVLIMDPSSTGTMQRIQSEKNILDEPDSPLEVS